AATTTCACCAGTTGAATCATAAGATTCTGATctacatttttcaatgaaattagAGAAACAAACATTTTTTACGTTTCTTTCCAAGACCTTTATGTGATTTGAATTAAGAAACTTTGGATagaaaaattcttttagaattttatattcagaAAATCTAGTAGACATTTTCAAAGTATCATCAAGCTTATCGATTTCATCTTTTAagataattctttttttaattaaaccTGTCATATGTTTCAGTGACGATATATCACGGAGTAATAGATTAGCAAATTCCATTCTCTGATTAATCTGAGTAATATCTAAAAGATTATAGGAGTTGGCATCAAATATCCTTACCAATGGAGCGCCTCTTTTTAATTCTCTTTTCATTGACCAATATTTACATAATTCATAGCTTAActtatttgtattttcaAAGTTCAAAACCGTAAGAAAAGTAGATAAGTTATCTGCAAATATCTGTGGGGCAATGGGTGTTCCACGATTAGTTCTCCAAATGTGCTTTGCTATTTTGCCATTACTTGAATTGCTGGAAGTTGATTTgataatgttattattatgcattaaattcttaaaatatctttttgttttaataagCCCTTCTTTGCAATCTGGCCAAAATCTAGGAGAATGTTTATCACAAAAACTTTCTATTGTTAAATCATTTACTGTCTGGTTTTGCGCTACACTACTTACtggaatattattaaatgacatatataaattcgATCTCTTGGCACAAGTAACATGATATGCTgtaaaacaatttttattactaCATTGGATGCAAGCTCCTATTTTTTGATCACAAATGTAACAATTTAATCTCCACcttgatttattaatatttttcattccTTCAATTGGTTCCATATAGTTCAAATttgcaaaatataattcTGGGAGCCAAAGGGCGCACACTACATGGGCCCAAGAGCCAGTGTCCGTTTGTTTAAATGCACCCGTAGTGCTGGGACAAAATAAACAATCAACTTTTCTATCCTTAGAAACTAAACATAGTCGACATAACCATTGACCTTCTggaataaaaatgataccATAACATTCTTGATGAACCGCTAGATTACATCCATCACAAAATACAATAGCATTTGTTTGCGTACTTTCACCTCCACCGCAGACAGCGCATGCATGTTCAATACTCCCTGTGCCATCATCAGAACCATATAGTTGGTAATGTATTTGTGAAGCTTTTCTTTGGTAATCCTGTGAGTTAATATCTGCTGTTAAAGATTTTGGTGGAATATGTTTTTCTAAATTGTGCCACTTCATTTCCAATATGCTAATAgttgtttcaaaaatttcagGTGTCATATTTCCCTTTGCTAATTTCTGATTTAAAGACTCTAAATAAAGAGCATCTTGTTCATCCATGTCATATccaatattaaatttattagaatttgGAACTATGCTTGATAATgctttcaaaatttttggTTGGATATTTGGAGAAGAATAAatgtcattaaatttatttatatatgcaATTTTAGAGTCATCATTAATTGATGGATGAAGAGAAGAGTCTGTTCGAGGCCTTTTTGAAGGCCTTGCTACTCTTTTTGGATATTTCGGTGTATCTAATTGATTAATCGAAATAGTAGTCTTTTTTATATCATTCCTATGACGATTTAATATGATCGGTTCAATCGTAACTTTCccattaaaaattaattgtttcAGTTGCACTTTCGGCACTTGATCTTTTTCAGTATCCTTATGCTCAGCGTGATCTCCACTGTTCAAGTTATCATCAGctgaatcattattatctttgTATAATGTAAGTGGTATGATCGTATTTTTAGTTAAATCATCATAAAATTCTTCGAAATTTCGCTCTTCTCTTAATTTAGGACCATCGTCCTTAAGCTCTCCCGACATTGTAATTTAGTATATCAACATGCACACTAAGTTAAAACAGATATCTGCATTAGTATAGAAAATACAATATCTAATCTTTACTTGTAGATATAATGAACTGTTAAAAGGATACCTTCTTAAATGGATAACttgttgttttctttttcctttttcttttgatcttatttataaatactgtcaatagaaaaatttacTAACGCGAAACAATGAATAAAGAAGACGCATCTATTAAAGCATAAGCACATTTAAAATAAGGCTCGTGGGCTGTAAAATATGTATGACTATTAATGTAATAACAAATGTTTGATTCATATATGGATCTATGTATTTCCTATATTGCTGtacatataatataacGGTTGTTTAAGAAGTAACTGGtcatattttctttttctttttcttaatCGATGACAGCTCAGTTATCATTGCTCATCAACGgtattatttcattatagTTCGGAGGTTCATGCAAATCCGTTTCACCTCTATACGAGCCAATGGACTCTGTGCTACAACTCACGGTATCATCGTTATTGCTGccatcttcatcttcatcatccTGAATTGCATGCTCATTATCATGGTATTTACCAACAGAGTAATTCGGgttgaagatattattttgtgGCATCGAGACATGATTGAAAGATGTCGCACGATTTCTTTGCTTATTTGATACATTTGGAGCTAAAAGCCCATCTAGATTACCATAATTGGAACCAACCGAAGATTTGAGTCTTGgatcaaattttgaagtGCCATCACCGGAAAATGTCTTCGTTCTAGTTAGAATGTTGTTCAAATCCTCTGAAGTTCTATGAGCATGAGGATTCGAAGATTCTCCAGATACAGATGAGGCTCTAGATAAGTTTAATTGTTGAATGTGTAAATCATCGATGTATCTTTCATCTTCTGGATTTCCAGAATTAACTGAGAATAAAAATGGCGAGTTTATTGGGGATCCAGGAACCGAAATTGCTTGCTCAAAAGTTGGCAACGATGAAGTAATAACCGGAGAGCTTGGATTTTTATCAGTGGTCAAAGCCATTTCATAAGTTGGCAATTCTAAATTCTCAGCATTACATAAttctgatattaaaaaaatcgGGATGTCTATCAAGACTTCATAATTTCTTAGTTTGGCTGAATCATCTGCATCGGGTTTACAAATTCTTAACATAATTTCAAGTTTATGCCTGCAATGGATATTGCTGAAATGTAAACTGTCCAAATATAAACCACGCTTGGCTTTGTTAATTCTTGTATGGCATTGAACAGTATTTTCTGCATTGGTATAAAACTTTGTTTCATGTAATCTTGGATCAGGCGCAGCAGAGTGTTTGTCTGATTCTCTCGATATAATAGAAGCTCTCCTACTTGAAAAAAATCCCATAACACCACTTTTATGTGGTTGTTCATTCTCTTTCTCTGAATTTGTCTCCAATGAATAAAGATCAATACCATACGGAGGTATTAATTTAGCCGATTTTTGATCCATATCAAAGTACTTTGGGAATTCTAACTGTGAAACTATGGTCAATGGTTCATTAAATCCTTTGActtcttttttcttatGTTTGGATTTTGGACTGCCTTCATCTGGAATTTCAGTGTATGATAATATGTTATCATCTATACAGTTATCTATAATTTCTTCTCTAATAGAACGTGAACCTTTATCTTTTGTTCTAATCTCTAATAATGACAAATTACGTTCTTTTTTCCTTTTCTGGTCAAATTCCATAAAATATGGATTATATGGATCTTTTGcaacaatatcaatttgGTCATATTCGTATTCAAGATCTTTACTAACAAAAGTAATTTTCTCTACAATACTTACACGAACCcttttaactttaatatcttttgttAACGGAGCCagtttaattttaataggaaatttattatttacaggAACATATTTTTGACCAAATGAAATCTCATAAGATAATGATTTAGACCATACcctattaatataaatagattTGTTTGCAGTCGAGATAGAAATTGGCGGAGGAgatctaataatattgatggGCATCTCAGAATACATATCAGTTGTAGAATTTGAAACCACATTTGAACTACCTGAAGCGGAACTTGTATTAGTATGAAGTTGCTCTTTTACTTTTTTAAACAAGTTAAATTTATGAGCGAAAGGAGCACCGTCATTTGTGGTTGATTTATTTGTACTATTCTTTGGATTTGTATTTTTCTTAGTCTGGAGTGCTGAACCTTTATCCAACTCTTTTAAAGCAACACACAATCTATATCCGACTCTCGCAGATggtaaatatatagattCTGGGATGTTAttagtaaaaataattggTAAAATGAACATATAATCACCAGGTTGAAATACATTTTCGTTATCTGACTTAGAAATTTCTTCaaacaatttctttttattttttaatttatcagtGTATATTCTTTTGTAGGGATCACTAACTTTGAAAAAGGTTTCTTTACTTGTAGAATTATTCTTTCCATTTTCCTTATTTATTccttttatcaaatttatgttattattttcgattattttattatcatctgCTTTCGAttcatcaattattaaaggGATATAAAGGTTGTAATTATGGATCCCAAGTAACCAATTAGATGATCCTGCATTataaatttcttctttaaacGTTTTTGTTGGCGGAACGCCTTCATTCCAATATATCCTTACCCTTGCACACAATTCTACATTAATATCGGATAAAGTCATTGTCTTATTGAGAGATAAAATGACTGCAATACTATATGAAAACATAGAATCATCAATATCGATATCAATGTTAGAGTTGACAGTACTTTGATTCTCAGGTGTTGATTCAGTTGACTCACctccattattatttgttagAGTGTCGTTTGTTTCCGTTTGTTGACTGTTAAGATTTCTATTTGcagataaattattttctatttcctcttcttctgtGGAACCATGTAATCTTGCCAAATATTCATCATCTGTTGTGGAAACAGTCGGTAAAAAGACACAATCGCCTGTGCTTGCCATCGATATCCTCAGATCGTTACTTACATCTGTTGTGATGACTTTTGGCTGCAAGAAACCTCGTTCCGTCAAATATTCCTCCAGGAATTCCTTTCCAAAAGATTCATTTGTAATTACAGAACCATTTTTACCGTTTCTATCATTAATATGTTTTCGACGTAAAATGAGTCTCTTTGTTTCGAAATCATCTAAATCCTCAACGTGTGATCTTGTCgcttcttcaatttttgcGACCGCAGAAGTATTAATCTCATTTAAAGGGTCAAAATTTCTATACATTCCAACATTAACGTTACCGTTGTTAACTATTGGAGTACTATTAGTACTATACCttctatttttaattttcaaatgatttGGCTGCAGAGTTGAGACAGGCGAAGACAAATCATTCTCTTCGTCTGTAAAAGAGTTCGACAAACTCCTAGGATGCAATCTATTTTTACTCATATCCACCATAGCAGGTTGTGGAGGTTGAATATTGACAGCCACCGCACTCTTCGGTAGCTGACTAGCACCATCTCGCTCATCCGTCTGCACTCCAGCATTGGGCACAATAGAAGTCAACACATTTTTCAGACCGTGTTTATTCGAATTCACCATTGTATCCagtaattaattaatgttTTATCTGTTAATTGTCTTCGACTGTTTTATCTTATTTATCCCTTAAAACTTAAATGAAAGCaataaaccaaaaaaatatacaacCTTACAAGTCAATTTCAAACACCTGCACAATAGATACTAacacacacatacatacatacacGTGCAAGTAGACGAGTTGTAAACCGAAATGCACTCATAAAAATGATACTCAAATGCAAAGAACTATCCACCTTTATATAGAAAATTGTAAACGACTATCTTCAGTTCTGtctaaatatatttacaatttttatGTTGTAGTCATTTGAAGGATAAGTTAAGATAATGATCCGCGGCGGCTTCCGGGACGGATGGCGAGTAAGTTCTGTATCTATTTAATAACAAGCCATCACAGCGACTACATGATTTAAAGATGTTGCACATCTCTTATCACTTCCCACAAGACCATATGGTATCGGAGAAGCTTATATTGTAGTGATTCTTTGGATATGGTATTTGTTCAAGAGAGGGTTCGCGGTTTTAAAGGTTCGTTAGGGAGGGCGGCAAACGCGGGCTAGGTAGCAGTCGCTGGATTTAGGCACCAAGGTAATACAGAGACGGTAAAGCTTGAGATATAGATTTAAAAAGTGCAAAGGTCAATGGTTTTGACATCTGTTGAGTTAATGGAAGGTCTGGAGCTATGGAGATGGTTGATAAGTACGCTCTTCACGCCTGTCCCCCTTGCCAAGTGACGCTGTTGTGTGGGGAAATGGGAAAGTCAGTGAGACTACCGCAGTCTTGAGGCGCTACGCGCGGGTAACTGATATTCGTTTCAGGTGATTTTGTTTGTATAGTAATGGTACCATCTAGTGAGAAGATAGAGGGAGGGTGAAATGGGTAGTGGATATGGAGTTATCTCTATCAGCGTTTTGGTGGTACGTGGTTCGAGATTCGTAGTGGCCTGCACTGGGCCTGGAGTAGCAGGGAATGTCGCTAAGATGTTACGATTGGTGAGTTTTTTTTACCGGAAAGAATGCAGGTCTGCACTCTCTATGAGCGAGAGAGGGCAAGCAGGATTTAATATAAGTTATAAGAGAAGGATGATATGAGTGTTTTTGGTTCAATCATTCTCTTCTGATTAACCAGAAAATATCATCACAGAACACATTATCAAGCAATCACAATGTTCAGAAACACTTTGACAAAACAAGTCCGTTTATTTTCTACTACCAACGCCAAGTTTGGCACTAAAGTCTTTATGGAACCTTCCATCAATGGTACAAAAGTTGGCAGAATTGAATTCGAATTATACGATGACGTTGTCCCAAAGACAGCTGAAAACTTCAGAGCTTTATGTACCGGTGAAAAGGGATTCGGTTACAAGAATGTCCCATTCCACAGAATCATCCCAAACTTCATGCTACAAGGTGGCGACACTGATTTAGCTAATGGTATGGGTGGTAAATCAATTTATGGTGATAGATTCAACGACGAAAACTTCGTTAAGTTGCACACCAAACCAGGTCTATTATCAATGGCCAATGCTGGCCCAAACACAAACGGTTCCCAATTCTTTATTACAACTGTCCCATGTAAATGGTTAGATGGCCACCATGTTGTGTTCGGTGAAGTCACCAAAGGTATGGACATTGTCAAGAAGATCGAGTCCTATGGCTCTGAAAATGGTACTCCAAGTGCTGAGATCATTATCGAGGAAGCTGGtgaattgtaaataatttcaaaagagTTAACTTTTGTGAAGCCAGGTAAATAACagacacacacacatatatatataactaaATACATCGCTACTGATATAGTATAATCTATTTTCTGTCCTGTAAATACACGACAATTACTTCAATTTGTTTACATGGATCTCTCTATTACAATTTCAATGTCTTCTCTTGGAAcgttatattatttttaagagAAGTCGCAGCTAAAGCGAAGATACATTTTTGATCTGTAACATTAGAGAAAGTGGAAAATGGACTAGCATTAACCTAATCCCATATGCATTTATTTAAGGTTCTagaaacatatatatactgaTCTGTGCCATTGCTTATAAAATCTTAGTAAGCAATTTTGTTTCTGATATCCTATTGAGgtgtttatttaataatacgGTGGATTTTAGAGACTGCAAACATACTTGCGATGACTATCTACTCGTTTTGGATATTTGATAAACATTGTAATTGTATATTCAACAGAGAATGGACTTTATCATCAGATAGCAGCAGTGGCACtacaaattcaaaacaaaattCAGAGACTGCAAAACTACTGTATGGGTTGATTTATTcattaagaaatataactcaaaaattatcaaacaCTGAGAGtggaaataaaaatgatataagAACGATCTCAACAGGTAAGTATCGAGTCCATACATATTGCACAGCTACAGGTCTTTGGTTTGTTCTATTGACCGATTTTTTCCAACAGTCATATTTACAAGTGTTACAACATATTTACAGTCATATTTATGTTAAATACGTCTCacataatttattattaccataCGATTTAACAGAAAACCAACCAATTTTAATGAGGGGTCAAGGTACTAGGAAAATAACGAATAGACATTTCATAGCTGCATTAGAGTCATTTTTATCTCCAATAGTTGAATAATCGCAAAgattaattaatttcattgagATGATTTACTCAagaattatcattaaaagatatatacgtctataaatataaatactcTTTAAGATCATTTTAAATAACGTTCAAAGTTAAATGACATTTGttgaatcaaaaaaataattccaaAATTCATCGTTCATAGCTGTATATCCTGACTCAATTGAATTGAGAtcagaaaaaatatcatttaattgtAAACTGTCGTCAACCCACGGAGTCAATTCATAAGCATCTGAATTTACTTCATTAGAGGGATTTTTACTGCTTCCACGTTCATAACTTTCAGTATTTGTTACtgaaattttgttatttgcCACATGAGGATCACTCGATAAGAAAGTATCATTGAACTGTAGATTacttttttgtttatttaatagCGGTCTATCCATTACTGATACTGAAATGAGATCTTTAACTTTTGTTGCAAATGTTTGAGCAAATAATGCTATGACATATTGCATCTTTATTAAGTAATTATTGAATGGGTTCAAAATGGATGCATCcttaatttttaatgtaACTTGATTAATTAAACTAGTAGTACCTTTTGTGATTTCTTCTAAAGAATGAAATTCAGCCAACACTATCGTAAAATACCTTAATTTTAAGAGTAGCACACCCACTGTGTATACAATCCTATTGATCAGATAAAGAGGTATGTTAGATATTGAATCtgaatcaaattttaaaaatgtttttaagCAGAGTTGGCAATATTTCTGACACTTTAGAAATGCAATCTTTACTTCATTGGGCAAAGTGTTTCCTTGAATGACATTATTTCCGTATTGTGAcctattttgaatatactTACTTATCGTATATTCATGCAGATAAACGTCAACGGAGTATAAAAACGATAGAACTTTTGTATTATCGGGTGATATTTCAAGTCTCAATCTATCAAGCTGttcttctaattcatttattaagGATAACAATGGCTTATTAGGATGAGGTATACTTTCAAAAACCTCTTCtgtataaatattttcatataaaaacaaatgaaTTTCCTCAAGTGCATGATTTATCCTGACAAATATAACTAGTTGACGATTTCCCTTGTCAGGATATAGCAGGTCATTGGATGAAGTTGTTTCCAAATACTTACATACTTGTTCAATCAGTGGAGACCATGGTGTTTGAATAGTCTGCCgtaaaaatatagaaatattaatagaTGATAtgtaattcattaatatcaGATTATAACCATTCGGTACACCTAATAAAGGAGATGTCACTTTCAATTTATGATATTCTGGGTCCTCGTCACTTAATATACCAAATATTTGACTAACTGATGTCGGTCCTAAATCTTTAACAAGTGAGCAACacatataattaaatatgtGAAATTTTGTTTTCGAAAACCATTCAGGAAAATTATACCATGTACATATAGTCAACATAGATTCAATTTgttcaattgatttttcaccttttaaaaaaattgaattggATATTAAATGAACTGTTAGGCCATCTAACCttacatttttttctaGAGTAGTTTGACTTGAATCCAACTTTATCGAAACACAGGACATAATAGCACTAAGCAAAATAGGTTTTTCCTTCCAAAATTGTCTTACTGTGAtatcttttgaaatcttGATAGAGCAGATAGGAAATTTgactgaaaaattatttctataATAAGCTAGTCTAAATGTAGCTTCCTCTTCCGTAAGTATATcaaatagaaatatatCTCTAATATTCAAAGGAAAATCTGTATTCTTTAAAAGTTCAATTCCATAGTGTGACATCTCTTCTAACTTTTTATTAGAAGTTTGTAACTTATCCTTCTGTGCTATCAATAGAGAGTATAAATCATTCTCAAAAGTACTACTAATGTGATAATTGTAGCGTACCTTCAGATCTGAATTTGTATCGTTGCTGTTTTTAAATCgtttatcatttttcaaagtaTTAAAATCAGAACCAGTATTAGCATGCATTTTCTGATGAGAAAACTGAGTTACTCCATTATTTATCGAATAGGTGTTAGGAAATAAATTAGAGTGCAAAACACCAGCATCTGATTGCAATATATGTATGGGCAGTGAATGCGGTGCTGGTAAGGAATTTGCCGTATTATTTGGTTGAATatctgttattatttttttaccAGAGATACTTGAAAAAGTGTCATATTTCTTCAAACGAACAGAATCATcgatattaatatcaatagaCAAACCATCTTGTTTATAGTCAGTAATATTGCTATTTCTTTTCCTATTTCTCTTACGTTTTGTCAAATCAAACACACATTTCAACCTCATTCTTTTGCATTTACTGCATGGTTTTCTATAAATATCTGCTAGGTCTGAAGGTAAACATTTTTGTTTCAAGCGATGACACCTAACACATGCAAAAGCTGATCTCTTGGATTTAGAAGATAAACGAGAGTCAATATGTACGGCAGAATTCAATCTTGGATCATTTTCAGGGACACCAACAATTGATGCCTTTGAATATTCCAAATCATCAGCTTTTGTGCTATGCAATGACATTAATTTCTCGCCCCCCTCACACAATATTGGCTTAAATCGCACTTCTCTACCATATCAGTCACTTTAGTCTAGTCCTTAAGATCAATAATCGACAATATCATAATAACACTTTTAATTGAACAAAAAACATTACAAATTTCAATCAGGGCTTTTCATTTCCGGACATTCCTTGGCGAGAATTAAGTAAAGAATGTTAAACTCATCTATTCTTAACTTAGTTCGAAATTCTTTACTCAGTCcctgaaatattaaatattaaatattaaatattaatttaaacaattcaCTGAATTATTGATCAATTTGATGCATTCTAGATTATGTTAAACTAGTTAAGAACTAATTTATGTATgtagatataaatattgcAAATAGTGATTAGATATTATTCTCTAGCTCTGCGGTAATTTGCATTATATGACGTATACGAATGGATTATTTAGATGGATTTTAATTAAACCTTTTTTGAACGATTTAAAGCCATGTGGCTCTTAACTAAGTGACCTGAACTCAAGGCCGATATTAAGGAAAGTTCTCCAACCAAGACTGCGCTTGCTACAACACTTGCTAATTTTCTGGCATTAGCACCTGGTTCAGTTAAATGGGGTCCGCGGACACCAACTAAGTCTAACATCGCGCCTTGTGCATCTAATACAGTACCGCCTCCGATAGTACCAACTTCAATGGATGGCATACTGACTGATACTTTCAAGTCGCCATTCACTTCACTCATCAAAGTTATACAGTTGGAACTTTCAACATTTTGGGCAGGGTCTTGTCCCATGGCAATGAATACTGCCGTGACTAAATTGGCAGCATGTGCATTATATCCACCAATAGCACCTGCCATTGCAGAAcctattaaatttttagaaatatttaccTCTACTAATCGTTTAACATCGgtcttcaatatttttctgACTGTCTCACCAGGCACAATTGCTTCCGCAACCACACTTTTACCCCGTCCTTCGATCCAATTAATTGCGGCAGCTTTCTTGTCAGTACAATAATTACCGGATATAGAAATTACTTCTAAGTCATTCCAGttatattcttctttcaTTTTACTTAAACAATGCTCAACACCATTTGAAATCATATTCATTCCCATTGCGTCACCCGTAGTTGTTACAAAACGAATATACAATAAATCTCCTGCCAAAGctgttttaatattttgtagACGAGCAAATCTAGATGTAGAATTGAACGCAACTTTCATTTTCTCTAAACCAATTTCTGAGTCTAACCACATCTTACACTCACTAGACCTCTTTAAACTTGGAAATTGGACACATGGCCCTCTACTCATTCCATCTTTGGTTATAACAGTTGTGAGCCCCCCACCTTCATTGACTGCTTTACATCCACGCATTGCAGATGCAACCAGACATCCTTCTGTGGTTGCCATAGGAATATGATAAACGGTACCATCAATTATTAATGGTCCTATTAAACCAACTGGGATAGGCATATAACCAATAACGTTTTCGCAACATGCTCCAAATACACGCTCATAGTTATATTGACGGTATGGCAAAAGTTCGGTGTCTAAGATAGGAATGTTTGCCATTTTGGCAATTGATTTTCTACGAATATAAACTGCTCTTTCCTTATCGTTCAAGTAAGTTTCTAACGAATACAGTGGTATTTTTCCATTAATTACTTCATCAATAACTTGTTGGTCATCAGAACTAATAGCAGGTTGTCTTTTAGAagattcatttttattaagtGTAACTTGTTTTTGTATATCTTGTTTTTGgaaatcttttaaattatttttctcaAGATAATTATGAGAATCAGaataaatctttttaattGCTAAAGTATCACCTACCAACCCTTTGCATTTCAATTCTGGAGTTTCCAACTTATTATCAACGTCCTCaattttttccaattttgtGACGCTATGATgtttcttctcttttttcGCCTCTTTTCTTTGATTATGAATTGTTTTCCTAGTCTGAGCTGTGTGAATATTGGCgacatttaataaatatatattactgGAACAACTTATAGCTAATAAACATAACATCAATTTACTGATAAGTTTATCTCTAATCGCATAGCTAATAAATTTGTATATCTCGATTAACATGAAATCCATCCAGCTTTCCTTGTGCACTTGTTTTGCGATATGGAAGAAATAAGATGCTGAGACTGAAAGTACTATATTTTTAGAATCTTGATTGAAGAGTTGCAGTATGTCTTGGATTTTTCTTCCCGGTATTTCGATATTACTACTACTTTTAATTTGTGATTTTGTATTTCTgacaaaaattaatagcAATTCAAATACGTTTACTAAAATTATTATGctaattaataaaactttCGCTATCCTTATTATCTTAGGAGATTTTAATGCAAAGTTCCTAAGACCTCTGTCAGGATCTTCATTTAGTCTCTCATTTGTATTTTCCCAGCTTGAAATGTTTAGTGCTGTATCTCTGTGAATAATATTGAGTTCTAGTTTCAACGATAAGATTGCACAATAAAATGTTACTGTCAGCAACAGGCCACACGAAAGAACACAGGCAGAAAGAATACAAACATGTTTAGCAAACTTAAGCTCTTTGCATAAAAAGGAGCAAATGATAAAGGAAATTATGGAAACTAAATATTCTTGAAGGAAATAAGtaccattattaattatcGAATCACTTATTATTTTACTGATCTCTTTTCTATCGATAATATTTATCAGTGAAATTGTTTTGGTAATATCTTTAGCTATCATAATTTTATGTTTAAACCCAACAATAACTAAAATAAATGGTAATCctgtaaataatt
The sequence above is drawn from the Tetrapisispora phaffii CBS 4417 chromosome 2, complete genome genome and encodes:
- the TPHA0B01560 gene encoding arrestin C-terminal domain-containing protein (similar to Saccharomyces cerevisiae ECM21 (YBL101C) and CSR2 (YPR030W); ancestral locus Anc_7.436), encoding MVNSNKHGLKNVLTSIVPNAGVQTDERDGASQLPKSAVAVNIQPPQPAMVDMSKNRLHPRSLSNSFTDEENDLSSPVSTLQPNHLKIKNRRYSTNSTPIVNNGNVNVGMYRNFDPLNEINTSAVAKIEEATRSHVEDLDDFETKRLILRRKHINDRNGKNGSVITNESFGKEFLEEYLTERGFLQPKVITTDVSNDLRISMASTGDCVFLPTVSTTDDEYLARLHGSTEEEEIENNLSANRNLNSQQTETNDTLTNNNGGESTESTPENQSTVNSNIDIDIDDSMFSYSIAVILSLNKTMTLSDINVELCARVRIYWNEGVPPTKTFKEEIYNAGSSNWLLGIHNYNLYIPLIIDESKADDNKIIENNNINLIKGINKENGKNNSTSKETFFKVSDPYKRIYTDKLKNKKKLFEEISKSDNENVFQPGDYMFILPIIFTNNIPESIYLPSARVGYRLCVALKELDKGSALQTKKNTNPKNSTNKSTTNDGAPFAHKFNLFKKVKEQLHTNTSSASGSSNVVSNSTTDMYSEMPINIIRSPPPISISTANKSIYINRVWSKSLSYEISFGQKYVPVNNKFPIKIKLAPLTKDIKVKRVRVSIVEKITFVSKDLEYEYDQIDIVAKDPYNPYFMEFDQKRKKERNLSLLEIRTKDKGSRSIREEIIDNCIDDNILSYTEIPDEGSPKSKHKKKEVKGFNEPLTIVSQLEFPKYFDMDQKSAKLIPPYGIDLYSLETNSEKENEQPHKSGVMGFFSSRRASIISRESDKHSAAPDPRLHETKFYTNAENTVQCHTRINKAKRGLYLDSLHFSNIHCRHKLEIMLRICKPDADDSAKLRNYEVLIDIPIFLISELCNAENLELPTYEMALTTDKNPSSPVITSSLPTFEQAISVPGSPINSPFLFSVNSGNPEDERYIDDLHIQQLNLSRASSVSGESSNPHAHRTSEDLNNILTRTKTFSGDGTSKFDPRLKSSVGSNYGNLDGLLAPNVSNKQRNRATSFNHVSMPQNNIFNPNYSVGKYHDNEHAIQDDEDEDGSNNDDTVSCSTESIGSYRGETDLHEPPNYNEIIPLMSNDN
- the NTO1 gene encoding Nto1p (similar to Saccharomyces cerevisiae NTO1 (YPR031W); ancestral locus Anc_7.439), which codes for MSGELKDDGPKLREERNFEEFYDDLTKNTIIPLTLYKDNNDSADDNLNSGDHAEHKDTEKDQVPKVQLKQLIFNGKVTIEPIILNRHRNDIKKTTISINQLDTPKYPKRVARPSKRPRTDSSLHPSINDDSKIAYINKFNDIYSSPNIQPKILKALSSIVPNSNKFNIGYDMDEQDALYLESLNQKLAKGNMTPEIFETTISILEMKWHNLEKHIPPKSLTADINSQDYQRKASQIHYQLYGSDDGTGSIEHACAVCGGGESTQTNAIVFCDGCNLAVHQECYGIIFIPEGQWLCRLCLVSKDRKVDCLFCPSTTGAFKQTDTGSWAHVVCALWLPELYFANLNYMEPIEGMKNINKSRWRLNCYICDQKIGACIQCSNKNCFTAYHVTCAKRSNLYMSFNNIPVSSVAQNQTVNDLTIESFCDKHSPRFWPDCKEGLIKTKRYFKNLMHNNNIIKSTSSNSSNGKIAKHIWRTNRGTPIAPQIFADNLSTFLTVLNFENTNKLSYELCKYWSMKRELKRGAPLVRIFDANSYNLLDITQINQRMEFANLLLRDISSLKHMTGLIKKRIILKDEIDKLDDTLKMSTRFSEYKILKEFFYPKFLNSNHIKVLERNVKNVCFSNFIEKCRSESYDSTGEILQAFELATKEIEEDMTTSRIVDSSIDSLKTLLAELIADIKSKDSSQYLKQDFIVENNKIIGERPWRGPYLMEEEGLSDVEDLSQKDVRILKGLLHN
- the CPR3 gene encoding peptidylprolyl isomerase CPR3 (similar to Saccharomyces cerevisiae CPR3 (YML078W); ancestral locus Anc_4.347), encoding MFRNTLTKQVRLFSTTNAKFGTKVFMEPSINGTKVGRIEFELYDDVVPKTAENFRALCTGEKGFGYKNVPFHRIIPNFMLQGGDTDLANGMGGKSIYGDRFNDENFVKLHTKPGLLSMANAGPNTNGSQFFITTVPCKWLDGHHVVFGEVTKGMDIVKKIESYGSENGTPSAEIIIEEAGEL